A genomic stretch from Oreochromis niloticus isolate F11D_XX linkage group LG11, O_niloticus_UMD_NMBU, whole genome shotgun sequence includes:
- the LOC100697437 gene encoding SPRY domain-containing SOCS box protein 1, whose protein sequence is MGLSLSRWFYSRTANRPPFSSSAFLPLAVPTSSRLAVTLNSPPVSPGDSHSHWSTVHRSLHFQLSPCKQEATRSPAELSSDGVRAEIGVKSGLHVWEVVWRPEHRGTHAVVGISRQDCPLQSSGYNVLVGADSQSWGWELKTNQLWHGGQTLKLYPENGSRRRSHSEVAGDSKSQSSSSSNAKMAQTPLLIPERVLLVLDADAGTLGFVVNGSFLGVAFKDLPRDVELFPAVSSVRGGACIRLRYLNGSTRDPPTLMALCVLSIRQNLGQKRLKHTDNLPLPPFLQRCLAPSH, encoded by the exons ATGGGTCTGAGTCTGTCACGTTGGTTTTACAGCAGGACAGCCAACAGGCCTCCCTTTTCGTCATCAGCGTTCCTCCCACTGGCTGTCCCAACCTCCTCTCGCCTTGCGGTTACGCTGAACTCCCCTCCAGTTTCCCCAGGAGACAGTCATTCACATTGGAGCACAGTCCACCGCTCTCTTCACTTCCAGCTGTCCCCCTGCAAACAGGAAGCGACCCGCTCACCCGCTGAGCTTAGCAGCGATGGCGTGAGGGCGGAGATAGGAGTGAAGAGTGGGCTTCATGTCTGGGAGGTGGTGTGGAGGCCTGAACACAGAGGGACTCATGCCGTTGTGGGCATTTCGAGGCAGGACTGTCCCCTGCAGTCTTCAGGGTACAATGTGCTGGTGGGGGCAGACTCACAGTCCTGGGGATGGGAGCTCAAAACCAATCAGCTCTGGCATGGTGGACAAACTCTGAAGCTTTACCCAGAAAATGGGAGTAGGAGGAGGAGTCACTCTGAGGTGGCAGGTGATTCAAAGTCACAGTCCTCGTCTTCATCAAACGCAAAGATGGCACAAACACCTCTCCTCATTCCTGAGCGTGTCCTGCTGGTTCTGGATGCCGATGCCGGGACTCTGGGGTTTGTTGTCAATGGCAGCTTCCTTGGCGTAGCTTTTAAGGACCTCCCTCGAGATGTGGAGCTGTTCCCAGCAGTGAGCAGTGTGAGAGGAGGAGCCTGCATTCGACTGCGCTACCTGAATGGTTCTACAC GAGATCCTCCAACCCTCATGGCTTTATGCGTACTGTCGATTCGTCAGAATTTAGGACAGAAGAGGTTAAAACATACGGACAATTTGCCTCTACCCCCTTTTCTCCAGCGCTGTCTGGCTCCCAGTCATTAA
- the msh5 gene encoding mutS protein homolog 5 isoform X3: MAAVLDNLREGGVVFGPSGISFDEEDEEDSPAVLLSVLVQHGQVGLCFYDSQDSSLHYMPDTPDNQELHLLVRVIQEVSPHVIITSAKQERSMTRFLQQLGSNPHYRPEVVTYPYVDFGLEVSKQRLLSAHLPFLPACISERDKLSYLSSCISFDSSLMLRAVGALLKCLDRRRVGVELEDSSVGVPILQFHAYTLKGMVYIDSDTYSVLQIFKSELHPSVYKLHSGEKEGLSLYGILNRCKCKFGSKLLRQWFLQPTQDLKVLKRRQEVIRFFTSPQNSDSLRTLQSSLRNIRNIPTLLRRMTLSLTKVTDWQSLYKTVYSAVCIRDTARHLPQSIQLFRDISEGFSDDLNYITSLISRVVDFEASLADNRFTVKPNVDPAIDEKKRRMMGLSDFLTDVARRELEHLDARIPSCCVIYIPVVQDLILIGFLLSVPRLPNMVEKKDFEMEGLDFLFLSDNRLHYRSQRTRELNEFLGDLHCDIRDMEMAVMAHLQSAVLERSDSLFKVLDLAAELDCLMAMSSASQEYNYTSPKLASNRKITITQGRHPLLELCSPVFVANSFHSSESEGRVKIITGPNSSGKSIYLKQVGLIVFMALIGSDVPAKEAEIGLVDGIFTCMQSRESVSVGLSTFMIDLNQMAQALNSSTGNSLVLIDEFGKGTNTLSLCRWTDCPCWLHRSLTGWGRPWGMFLTFWWLLTSTVWCS, encoded by the exons ATGGCAGCAGTTCTGGATAACCTCAGAGAAGGAGGTGTGGTTTTTGGACCTTCTGGCATTAGTTTTGAtgaagaagatgaggaggacTCTCCTGCA GTTTTACTGAGTGTTTTGGTCCAGCATGGGCAGGTGGGTCTCTGCTTCTATGACAGTCAGGACTCATCTTTACACTACATGCCGGACACGCCTGACAACCAAGAGCTCCACCTACTGGTCAGAG TCATTCAGGAGGTTAGTCCCCATGTAATTATCACCAGTGCAAAGCAGGAGCGCTCCATGACTCGCTTTTTGCAACAGCTAG GTTCAAACCCACACTACAGACCAGAGGTGGTCACGTATCCATATGTTGACTTTG GTCTGGAGGTCAGTAAGCAAAGGTTGCTCTCTGCCCATCTGCCTTTCCTCCCCGCCTGCATTTCCGAGAGAGACAAACTGTCCTACCTCTCCTCCTGTATCTCCTTTGACTCGTCCCTGATG CTGAGGGCAGTGGGTGCCCTGCTGAAATGTCTGGACAGGAGGAGAGTGGGAGTGGAGTTGGAAGACAGCAGTGTTGGAGTACCCATCCTGCAGTTTCACGCCTACACACT TAAAGGAATGGTGTACATTGACTCAGACACATACAG TGTTCTGCAGATCTTCAAATCAGAACTCCACCCATCAGTCTACAAGCTGCATTCAGGAGAAAAGGAGGGACTCAGTCTCTATG ggaTCCTGAACCGCTGCAAGTGCAAGTTTGGCTCCAAACTGTTACG TCAGTGGTTTCTGCAGCCTACACAGGACCTGAAAGTGTTAAAAAGGAGGCAGGAAGTGATACGTTTCTTCACGTCTCCTCAGAACTCAGACTCCCTGAGAACCCTGCAGTCATCGCTACGCAACATCAGAAACATACCT ACTCTTCTAAGGCGGatgactctctctctcaccaAAGTTACTGACTGGCAGAGCCTCTACAAG acGGTGTACAGTGCAGTGTGTATCAGGGACACAGCGCGTCACCTGCCTCAGTCCATTCAGCTGTTTCGTGATATCAGTGAAGGGTTCTCTGATGATCTCAACTATATCACCTCCCTCATCAGCAGAGTT GTGGATTTTGAAGCCAGCTTGGCAGACAACCGCTTCACAGTCAAACCGAATGTGGATCCTGCCATTGATGAGA agaagaggaggatgatGGGGCTGTCTGACTTCCTGACGGATGTTGCCAGAAGAGAACTTGAACACCTGGATGCTCGAATCCCATCCTGCTGTGTCATCTACATCCCTGTGGTCCAAGATTTAATTCTG ATTGGATTCTTGCTGTCTGTGCCTCGACTGCCTAATATGGTagagaaaaaggattttgagATGGAGGGACTTGATTTTTTG TTTCTTTCAGACAACCGGCTCCACTACCGCAGCCAGAGAACCAGGGAGCTCAACGAGTTCCTCGGAGACTTGCACTGCGACATTAGAG ACATGGAGATGGCAGTCATGGCACATTTGCAGAGCGCAGTCCTTGAAAGGAGCGATTCCCTCTTTAAG GTTCTTGATCTCGCTGCTGAGCTAGACTGTCTGATGGCGATGAGCAGCGCCTCCCAGGAGTACAATTACACCTCGCCCAAGCTAGCCAGCAACAGGAAGATAACGATCACACAGGGCAG GCACCCACTGTTGGAGCTGTGCTCTCCTGTGTTTGTGGCCAACTCCTTCCACAGCTCTGAGTCTGAGGGCAGAGTCAAAATAATCACCGGACCCAACTCATCCGGAAAGAGCATCTACCTCAAACAG GTGGGTCTGATTGTGTTCATGGCTCTGATTGGCTCAGACGTGCCTGCAAAGGAGGCAGAGATTGGTCTAGTGGACGGGATCTTTACGTGCATGCAGAGCAGAGAGTCCGTGTCTGTGGGCCTTAGCACCTTCATGATAGACCTCAACCAG ATGGCACAGGCTCTTAACAGCAGTACTGGCAACTCGCTAGTCCTCATCGATGAATTCGGAAAAGGAACTAACACA TTGTCGCTGTGCAGGTGGACGGACTGTCCTTGCTGGCTGCATCGATCTCTTACTGGCTGGGGAAGGCCCTGGGGGATGTTCCTCACGTTCTGGTGGCTACTAACTTCCACAGTGTGGTGCAGCTGA
- the msh5 gene encoding mutS protein homolog 5 isoform X2 — protein MAAVLDNLREGGVVFGPSGISFDEEDEEDSPAVLLSVLVQHGQVGLCFYDSQDSSLHYMPDTPDNQELHLLVRVIQEVSPHVIITSAKQERSMTRFLQQLGSNPHYRPEVVTYPYVDFGLEVSKQRLLSAHLPFLPACISERDKLSYLSSCISFDSSLMLRAVGALLKCLDRRRVGVELEDSSVGVPILQFHAYTLKGMVYIDSDTYSVLQIFKSELHPSVYKLHSGEKEGLSLYGILNRCKCKFGSKLLRQWFLQPTQDLKVLKRRQEVIRFFTSPQNSDSLRTLQSSLRNIRNIPTLLRRMTLSLTKVTDWQSLYKTVYSAVCIRDTARHLPQSIQLFRDISEGFSDDLNYITSLISRVVDFEASLADNRFTVKPNVDPAIDEKKRRMMGLSDFLTDVARRELEHLDARIPSCCVIYIPVIGFLLSVPRLPNMVEKKDFEMEGLDFLFLSDNRLHYRSQRTRELNEFLGDLHCDIRDMEMAVMAHLQSAVLERSDSLFKVLDLAAELDCLMAMSSASQEYNYTSPKLASNRKITITQGRHPLLELCSPVFVANSFHSSESEGRVKIITGPNSSGKSIYLKQVGLIVFMALIGSDVPAKEAEIGLVDGIFTCMQSRESVSVGLSTFMIDLNQMAQALNSSTGNSLVLIDEFGKGTNTVDGLSLLAASISYWLGKALGDVPHVLVATNFHSVVQLSLLPSSALLSLLTLETAVDGDELVFLYQLKEGICQSSYAANIATLAGLPTSLVQRAVEVSELYRAGRPIKRTEKASLEEETKRCQFVVEKFLSLNLEDKDLDVQRFLKEELLPSAGDLLNRS, from the exons ATGGCAGCAGTTCTGGATAACCTCAGAGAAGGAGGTGTGGTTTTTGGACCTTCTGGCATTAGTTTTGAtgaagaagatgaggaggacTCTCCTGCA GTTTTACTGAGTGTTTTGGTCCAGCATGGGCAGGTGGGTCTCTGCTTCTATGACAGTCAGGACTCATCTTTACACTACATGCCGGACACGCCTGACAACCAAGAGCTCCACCTACTGGTCAGAG TCATTCAGGAGGTTAGTCCCCATGTAATTATCACCAGTGCAAAGCAGGAGCGCTCCATGACTCGCTTTTTGCAACAGCTAG GTTCAAACCCACACTACAGACCAGAGGTGGTCACGTATCCATATGTTGACTTTG GTCTGGAGGTCAGTAAGCAAAGGTTGCTCTCTGCCCATCTGCCTTTCCTCCCCGCCTGCATTTCCGAGAGAGACAAACTGTCCTACCTCTCCTCCTGTATCTCCTTTGACTCGTCCCTGATG CTGAGGGCAGTGGGTGCCCTGCTGAAATGTCTGGACAGGAGGAGAGTGGGAGTGGAGTTGGAAGACAGCAGTGTTGGAGTACCCATCCTGCAGTTTCACGCCTACACACT TAAAGGAATGGTGTACATTGACTCAGACACATACAG TGTTCTGCAGATCTTCAAATCAGAACTCCACCCATCAGTCTACAAGCTGCATTCAGGAGAAAAGGAGGGACTCAGTCTCTATG ggaTCCTGAACCGCTGCAAGTGCAAGTTTGGCTCCAAACTGTTACG TCAGTGGTTTCTGCAGCCTACACAGGACCTGAAAGTGTTAAAAAGGAGGCAGGAAGTGATACGTTTCTTCACGTCTCCTCAGAACTCAGACTCCCTGAGAACCCTGCAGTCATCGCTACGCAACATCAGAAACATACCT ACTCTTCTAAGGCGGatgactctctctctcaccaAAGTTACTGACTGGCAGAGCCTCTACAAG acGGTGTACAGTGCAGTGTGTATCAGGGACACAGCGCGTCACCTGCCTCAGTCCATTCAGCTGTTTCGTGATATCAGTGAAGGGTTCTCTGATGATCTCAACTATATCACCTCCCTCATCAGCAGAGTT GTGGATTTTGAAGCCAGCTTGGCAGACAACCGCTTCACAGTCAAACCGAATGTGGATCCTGCCATTGATGAGA agaagaggaggatgatGGGGCTGTCTGACTTCCTGACGGATGTTGCCAGAAGAGAACTTGAACACCTGGATGCTCGAATCCCATCCTGCTGTGTCATCTACATCCCTGTG ATTGGATTCTTGCTGTCTGTGCCTCGACTGCCTAATATGGTagagaaaaaggattttgagATGGAGGGACTTGATTTTTTG TTTCTTTCAGACAACCGGCTCCACTACCGCAGCCAGAGAACCAGGGAGCTCAACGAGTTCCTCGGAGACTTGCACTGCGACATTAGAG ACATGGAGATGGCAGTCATGGCACATTTGCAGAGCGCAGTCCTTGAAAGGAGCGATTCCCTCTTTAAG GTTCTTGATCTCGCTGCTGAGCTAGACTGTCTGATGGCGATGAGCAGCGCCTCCCAGGAGTACAATTACACCTCGCCCAAGCTAGCCAGCAACAGGAAGATAACGATCACACAGGGCAG GCACCCACTGTTGGAGCTGTGCTCTCCTGTGTTTGTGGCCAACTCCTTCCACAGCTCTGAGTCTGAGGGCAGAGTCAAAATAATCACCGGACCCAACTCATCCGGAAAGAGCATCTACCTCAAACAG GTGGGTCTGATTGTGTTCATGGCTCTGATTGGCTCAGACGTGCCTGCAAAGGAGGCAGAGATTGGTCTAGTGGACGGGATCTTTACGTGCATGCAGAGCAGAGAGTCCGTGTCTGTGGGCCTTAGCACCTTCATGATAGACCTCAACCAG ATGGCACAGGCTCTTAACAGCAGTACTGGCAACTCGCTAGTCCTCATCGATGAATTCGGAAAAGGAACTAACACA GTGGACGGACTGTCCTTGCTGGCTGCATCGATCTCTTACTGGCTGGGGAAGGCCCTGGGGGATGTTCCTCACGTTCTGGTGGCTACTAACTTCCACAGTGTGGTGCAGCTGAGTTTGTTACCATCCTCGGCCCTGCTGTCTCTTCTG acCCTAGAGACAGCAGTGGACGgagatgagttggtgtttttgtaCCAACTAAAGGAAGGGATctgccagtccagctatgctgCCAACATTGCTACACTGGCGGGCCTGCCAACTTCCCTTGTACAGAGAGCAGtggag GTGTCTGAGCTGTACAGGGCAGGAAGGCCCATTAAACGCACTGAAAAAGCATCCTTGGAAGAAGAGACAAAGAG GTGCCAGTTTGTTGTGGAGAAGTTCCTTAGCTTGAACCTGGAGGACAAAGATTTGGATGTGCAGAGGTTCTTGAAGGAAGAGCTCCTGCCCTCTGCTGGAGATCTATTGAACCGCAGCTGA
- the msh5 gene encoding mutS protein homolog 5 isoform X1: MAAVLDNLREGGVVFGPSGISFDEEDEEDSPAVLLSVLVQHGQVGLCFYDSQDSSLHYMPDTPDNQELHLLVRVIQEVSPHVIITSAKQERSMTRFLQQLGSNPHYRPEVVTYPYVDFGLEVSKQRLLSAHLPFLPACISERDKLSYLSSCISFDSSLMLRAVGALLKCLDRRRVGVELEDSSVGVPILQFHAYTLKGMVYIDSDTYSVLQIFKSELHPSVYKLHSGEKEGLSLYGILNRCKCKFGSKLLRQWFLQPTQDLKVLKRRQEVIRFFTSPQNSDSLRTLQSSLRNIRNIPTLLRRMTLSLTKVTDWQSLYKTVYSAVCIRDTARHLPQSIQLFRDISEGFSDDLNYITSLISRVVDFEASLADNRFTVKPNVDPAIDEKKRRMMGLSDFLTDVARRELEHLDARIPSCCVIYIPVVQDLILIGFLLSVPRLPNMVEKKDFEMEGLDFLFLSDNRLHYRSQRTRELNEFLGDLHCDIRDMEMAVMAHLQSAVLERSDSLFKVLDLAAELDCLMAMSSASQEYNYTSPKLASNRKITITQGRHPLLELCSPVFVANSFHSSESEGRVKIITGPNSSGKSIYLKQVGLIVFMALIGSDVPAKEAEIGLVDGIFTCMQSRESVSVGLSTFMIDLNQMAQALNSSTGNSLVLIDEFGKGTNTVDGLSLLAASISYWLGKALGDVPHVLVATNFHSVVQLSLLPSSALLSLLTLETAVDGDELVFLYQLKEGICQSSYAANIATLAGLPTSLVQRAVEVSELYRAGRPIKRTEKASLEEETKRCQFVVEKFLSLNLEDKDLDVQRFLKEELLPSAGDLLNRS; encoded by the exons ATGGCAGCAGTTCTGGATAACCTCAGAGAAGGAGGTGTGGTTTTTGGACCTTCTGGCATTAGTTTTGAtgaagaagatgaggaggacTCTCCTGCA GTTTTACTGAGTGTTTTGGTCCAGCATGGGCAGGTGGGTCTCTGCTTCTATGACAGTCAGGACTCATCTTTACACTACATGCCGGACACGCCTGACAACCAAGAGCTCCACCTACTGGTCAGAG TCATTCAGGAGGTTAGTCCCCATGTAATTATCACCAGTGCAAAGCAGGAGCGCTCCATGACTCGCTTTTTGCAACAGCTAG GTTCAAACCCACACTACAGACCAGAGGTGGTCACGTATCCATATGTTGACTTTG GTCTGGAGGTCAGTAAGCAAAGGTTGCTCTCTGCCCATCTGCCTTTCCTCCCCGCCTGCATTTCCGAGAGAGACAAACTGTCCTACCTCTCCTCCTGTATCTCCTTTGACTCGTCCCTGATG CTGAGGGCAGTGGGTGCCCTGCTGAAATGTCTGGACAGGAGGAGAGTGGGAGTGGAGTTGGAAGACAGCAGTGTTGGAGTACCCATCCTGCAGTTTCACGCCTACACACT TAAAGGAATGGTGTACATTGACTCAGACACATACAG TGTTCTGCAGATCTTCAAATCAGAACTCCACCCATCAGTCTACAAGCTGCATTCAGGAGAAAAGGAGGGACTCAGTCTCTATG ggaTCCTGAACCGCTGCAAGTGCAAGTTTGGCTCCAAACTGTTACG TCAGTGGTTTCTGCAGCCTACACAGGACCTGAAAGTGTTAAAAAGGAGGCAGGAAGTGATACGTTTCTTCACGTCTCCTCAGAACTCAGACTCCCTGAGAACCCTGCAGTCATCGCTACGCAACATCAGAAACATACCT ACTCTTCTAAGGCGGatgactctctctctcaccaAAGTTACTGACTGGCAGAGCCTCTACAAG acGGTGTACAGTGCAGTGTGTATCAGGGACACAGCGCGTCACCTGCCTCAGTCCATTCAGCTGTTTCGTGATATCAGTGAAGGGTTCTCTGATGATCTCAACTATATCACCTCCCTCATCAGCAGAGTT GTGGATTTTGAAGCCAGCTTGGCAGACAACCGCTTCACAGTCAAACCGAATGTGGATCCTGCCATTGATGAGA agaagaggaggatgatGGGGCTGTCTGACTTCCTGACGGATGTTGCCAGAAGAGAACTTGAACACCTGGATGCTCGAATCCCATCCTGCTGTGTCATCTACATCCCTGTGGTCCAAGATTTAATTCTG ATTGGATTCTTGCTGTCTGTGCCTCGACTGCCTAATATGGTagagaaaaaggattttgagATGGAGGGACTTGATTTTTTG TTTCTTTCAGACAACCGGCTCCACTACCGCAGCCAGAGAACCAGGGAGCTCAACGAGTTCCTCGGAGACTTGCACTGCGACATTAGAG ACATGGAGATGGCAGTCATGGCACATTTGCAGAGCGCAGTCCTTGAAAGGAGCGATTCCCTCTTTAAG GTTCTTGATCTCGCTGCTGAGCTAGACTGTCTGATGGCGATGAGCAGCGCCTCCCAGGAGTACAATTACACCTCGCCCAAGCTAGCCAGCAACAGGAAGATAACGATCACACAGGGCAG GCACCCACTGTTGGAGCTGTGCTCTCCTGTGTTTGTGGCCAACTCCTTCCACAGCTCTGAGTCTGAGGGCAGAGTCAAAATAATCACCGGACCCAACTCATCCGGAAAGAGCATCTACCTCAAACAG GTGGGTCTGATTGTGTTCATGGCTCTGATTGGCTCAGACGTGCCTGCAAAGGAGGCAGAGATTGGTCTAGTGGACGGGATCTTTACGTGCATGCAGAGCAGAGAGTCCGTGTCTGTGGGCCTTAGCACCTTCATGATAGACCTCAACCAG ATGGCACAGGCTCTTAACAGCAGTACTGGCAACTCGCTAGTCCTCATCGATGAATTCGGAAAAGGAACTAACACA GTGGACGGACTGTCCTTGCTGGCTGCATCGATCTCTTACTGGCTGGGGAAGGCCCTGGGGGATGTTCCTCACGTTCTGGTGGCTACTAACTTCCACAGTGTGGTGCAGCTGAGTTTGTTACCATCCTCGGCCCTGCTGTCTCTTCTG acCCTAGAGACAGCAGTGGACGgagatgagttggtgtttttgtaCCAACTAAAGGAAGGGATctgccagtccagctatgctgCCAACATTGCTACACTGGCGGGCCTGCCAACTTCCCTTGTACAGAGAGCAGtggag GTGTCTGAGCTGTACAGGGCAGGAAGGCCCATTAAACGCACTGAAAAAGCATCCTTGGAAGAAGAGACAAAGAG GTGCCAGTTTGTTGTGGAGAAGTTCCTTAGCTTGAACCTGGAGGACAAAGATTTGGATGTGCAGAGGTTCTTGAAGGAAGAGCTCCTGCCCTCTGCTGGAGATCTATTGAACCGCAGCTGA